A stretch of DNA from Gasterosteus aculeatus chromosome 7, fGasAcu3.hap1.1, whole genome shotgun sequence:
GAACAGGGGCAGATAGCTGAAACTATGTGTTTGGTGTCCGTTGAGCCAAGATAGTCCACATGATGTCCAGTGATATAGCCCTAGTGTCTTTCCATCTTGTCTTGGGGGACCCCACAGATATCATTGGGTTCCTctctcatttacaaaatactGCCATAGGAAGACGTCAAGGAAGCATCCCGATTAGGTGCCTGAAGCATCTCTGAATCCCTTTGACACTAAAAAGCTGTGGTTCTTCTCTGAGCATTTACATCCAAAGGTCATGACCAAAGAATAATTTTGGAAAGCCAGCGTGTGCAATTAGGGTCTGATGGCAACAAAAGAGGGCATGTTGCTTAGTCTGTTTTCACCGCGAAACAAATAGACAGAAGAAATGGGATCTTGATTGCGGCTCCACGGAGTATCTTTTAGTCCCTGAAATCTCATAAACAGGTTGTCAGAGATTTGCGGGGAGGAAGGACTCAGACGCaaagttcaaaaacaaaagggactttaatagtcaaaagcaaaaggccaaggggcaaaaatacacaggaaccaggggaaaaaccgcaggaaggaaactacaaacatccacgacgatagacgaggacatgcgtggcaaaagacaatgacgcgacaagtgacaacagtcacacatggtttaaatacactagggaggtgcaggtgattggacacagttggaaactattagacgatcaaaggggatgacatgacaaggcaggaagtgaagttacccggggacacgagtggcagaaaactacaaatacaacaggaagtgaaccacaccgtgacacaggTTAAGCTGCATTGTCCCACCTACAGGAATGAGGTAAAGTTCTGAAAAAGACGTGTCAATAtcattgtttcttttctctgttcttTTCTGTGATACTCAACAGATTGCTCTGGagtctgtctgtgtgattgATGATGGGGAGACTATGCTGGTGGAAGGTCTACGTGTTGCCCCTCAGGAAAGGGGAAAGGGCGTGGCAGGAGTTCTTCTTCGCTTTTGTTGCGAGCTGGTCAAGACCAAGTACCCTGATGTCAAAGTAAGCCGCTTGACCCGTGATGATCAACTTGGACCCAAGGACTTCCAGAAGTATCGTCTCATAACCAAGCAGGtaccaacaaaaaaataagactCTGTGTTTCCTTCTGTGCCGAGTATTACTGAATGATGTTAATAATCAACATGCAAGATGCATAAGCTTGCTTTCAGtctgtttgtttacttttgtGGTACTTTGTCAGCTCATACATTGGCTTCATTCTCACAGAGTATTCTGTTGGTACGCTTCCGAGCAGAAGACCTCAAGCTACGTCTGTCCGAGCTGGGTCTGGGTGGAGACATCCAATCCTCTCTGTCTACCTCCTCCAACCTTCCTCCGGTGCGTCTTGACCCCACAGCTGTTGAACGGCTGTATTTAACCACTGGCCTGATGCAGGGGATCCTTCCTAATGCCACCATCATTCAAGACTGGCAGCCATTCAAGCTTCTGCCCAGTAACATGGGTATACTACTGAAGAAGGACATTGACTGGGTGGTAGATGATCTGTCCAACCCTATCGTGGCCAGTCTCTGTACCTTCCCTTTCAGAGTGCCCATTGGAAATGActggtaattttttttttatttttacataacTGTGAATAAGAAAGTGTTTAATAATGTAGTTGGATGCACTGCTTTGTGCCATACAATATTTTTATGGTACCATGGGCATGTCAGAGTTGTTCATTCGACACACATAGTGAATTAAGATAACTTATAACATGTAATGGTTATTCAAAATAATACATGATCTTCATTGCAACACTTTTGTTTGACCAGGTATTACCTGAACATTGACATGTTCGGTAAAGACCTGGACCTGGTTCGGCAGCAGTTCCTGTGCCACCTGCAGCGCCACACTGCCACCCTGAAGGGTCACGTGATGTGCCAGATGTTCCTGGACCCACCACTCTGGAAGTCCATGGCCGAATACTGTCGCAACACCTTGAGAGTTGAGCTGGTGAAGGAGTACACCGAGCAATGCGTGGTGGAGTCAGACGTTGTCTAGTTTCAGAAGGTGGAGGGAAATGAGTAGAAGATGAAGGAGCCAGAAAGGAACGAAGACAAGGGTCTAGACAACAAGGAATGGATCACAGTGCAGTCAGATTTAACAATACATAAACAAGTACAGGGAGTggacataaaaccattaaaacatccTGTAATCCTCTACAATAGGTGTTGtacaaatgtacacatttttcaaaattatAATATTCAATCAATTAGAGGTGTTGATGTAACTTTATGGTCATTTTGAATTACTATTTTATGTTGTAATGCTAAATTGTACAGAATATTATGGACCCCCAATGTGTTTAAAAAGATGGAACTAAATAGGATTATCATCCTTTAGAAGGCGTTGATGAGCCACTGACCGTGAGACCACACCCTCATGCGACAAGGTGTTTTGTTATGTAACACtgtaaacaataacacaatCTCAAACTCATACTTAAAACCAATCTGAAATGGGCTCCAAGAGCAGTCAGAAACAATTCTTATAGACCATTGATCATTAGGAAAGCACTATTAAGACTGTACATTTTGCGTGTTaatgtgtttaggaccaaaacGTTGCTTATGTGACTCAAATCCAGTCGAATTCAACATCACTACAAACTATAGCCTCAAAAATCACTATAGAGTTACATCACCACCATATAAGCATATCTTAAGTTGTATTACAATGATTACAGGGTTGTGTTTAATGTCCTCCCTCTGTATGTCGTATGACAAGGGAAAATGTAACAAGATTGATGAGCTTGAGG
This window harbors:
- the nat16 gene encoding histidine N-acetyltransferase isoform X2, whose amino-acid sequence is MKIDTSLTMLQLPEALSQAGLQFSVATEEDFDDIMAMSQDIYGGLDYLPTRYTDWLQETNRTVILARKQGKVIALESVCVIDDGETMLVEGLRVAPQERGKGVAGVLLRFCCELVKTKYPDVKVSRLTRDDQLGPKDFQKYRLITKQSILLVRFRAEDLKLRLSELGLGGDIQSSLSTSSNLPPVRLDPTAVERLYLTTGLMQGILPNATIIQDWQPFKLLPSNMGILLKKDIDWVVDDLSNPIVASLCTFPFRVPIGNDWYYLNIDMFGKDLDLVRQQFLCHLQRHTATLKGHVMCQMFLDPPLWKSMAEYCRNTLRVELVKEYTEQCVVESDVV
- the nat16 gene encoding histidine N-acetyltransferase isoform X1, translated to MVLVSMFSSHQQDNLPKTCYFKMKIDTSLTMLQLPEALSQAGLQFSVATEEDFDDIMAMSQDIYGGLDYLPTRYTDWLQETNRTVILARKQGKVIALESVCVIDDGETMLVEGLRVAPQERGKGVAGVLLRFCCELVKTKYPDVKVSRLTRDDQLGPKDFQKYRLITKQSILLVRFRAEDLKLRLSELGLGGDIQSSLSTSSNLPPVRLDPTAVERLYLTTGLMQGILPNATIIQDWQPFKLLPSNMGILLKKDIDWVVDDLSNPIVASLCTFPFRVPIGNDWYYLNIDMFGKDLDLVRQQFLCHLQRHTATLKGHVMCQMFLDPPLWKSMAEYCRNTLRVELVKEYTEQCVVESDVV